The genomic DNA cctttacaattggacttaaaaaaaaaaaaaaaagtcattgcactgtatttaggtcagatatttgtttagaccagcagaagGTGCTGGttacccagtggtcggttggcatgcagctaatctatcagtgaagaagagatgctatgctagcagacagagctaataaaaaacgtgacttttacagatagtcACGTAATATtccagatattctttcggtgctaaaggggtaatgaatcatttatgaacatgtttaagagtagaacaaagtagtagcagattccgcccgccgccaacacttctggatagcaccctctgctgtttaaaaaaaggactgcaattcaattttcacagtatcgatgtgaacagtgatacctatgaatcgattttttactgccttacgattaatcgttacatctctactaGTTTGGCTCGGCAGGTCTCCTTCTTGGGGAAATGAAAACCTTTACCTTGTCCCACATGGTCGTCTCCCATATGCTCCAATCACAGTTTACAGATTAGGAATTCAACTCATTTTGTTTAGATTTTCATACAAAAAATCCTGAATTAGGTTTGAATTTAGAGTGAAAATCAGTTAATGTGTCCTTGCAACAAGTCAGAAGTTATTTAAGAAATTTGAACATCCCCACATCGATGACTGCTTGGCATCTCTTCTGTTTAAAATTTCCATCAATTAACAATGTAAGGAGTTTTTTTATCCAGTCAATCATTTACCAGGTAAGGCACTGGTTTCCATGTGAAATGTTGCACTCGTCTCATTATTTGATGTATTTAGATCGGGAGACGAGCATCCCTCAGCAGCATATTTTAAtcataaagtggaaaaaaggtggttctataaacataaatgtgtcgGCTACAGTAATAAAAAGTAAACTTAATCCCAAAAGCACTGAAATGATGtcaaaactgtatatatatgtatatcacAAAAGTGAAGAGAATAAAAAGCTTTTCTATGAAAATTAAATCAAGAATATAACTAGTTTTTGATGTGTTGAAAGTAATCAAGGACTGTTTAtggtctgttttgtttttctagaaTGAATATGAGCAGCTAAACTACGCACAGCAGCTCAAGGAGAGACTGGAAGCTTTTACTCAGGACTTTCTGCCTCACatgaaggaggaggaagaggtaAAACATCCTTGTTATATTATTACTATCTTGTTGACACTTCGCAAAAGAGATGAATACCGTACTgctgataaacaatgtaaaaaactGTAACCATGGTGGAGGAAAGTTGTCTTCAATGTCTGTTTGAGATTTTCTGCTGCTGTCTGTTGGTCAGTGTTGgggtaattgataattaattacaattatgaggTAATTCTAACAGTAATCATAAttggaaaaatctgttgctgttgtattcataatttattttaattaagttcagataatttactttttagttgtaattggcaTAGAAATTCTATGAAGtctcatttataatttaaaataaatatatcatgaataaatgaaatatgtttcataaaaACTTTTCCCGCTATCTGTCAGTTCTGTTACTATTTACCGGAGTTCAAATCATGGGCTATACTGACAGAAGAAAGGcacagacacccacaccaaacatattaataccaatattttcattgattaggaatcctaacaaggtaaccaagagacgAAAAACAAATAAGATGATGGGtaatatattttagtgtattttgcagctgatttaagacatgaatCAAAACCGACCCGTTATTATCATAAGAGAccctaacagaaagctaacacaagttaGGTTTTATAGTGTTATTAATTGAATGCTCAgaaattgtaatttactgtaattaaactttagtaattgagaatgtaattataattgatgcTCAGGAGAAAAGTAATAATTGTGATTGGGGAAAAAATGGTGGTCCCTGTAATTGTCATTGAGTTGTAATCgtacatggataattgaagacgtaattgtaattgataccAACCCTGCTGTTGGTAAACCAAAGAAGCTTGTTGCAGGTGTTTCAGCCTATGCTCATGAAGTATTTCACCTACGAGGAGCTGAAAGACATCAAGAAGCAGGTGATAGCACAGCACTGCAGCCAGCAGCAATGGGACTGTGCCACTGAAGTGCTGAAGGGCTTCACTCTGTGGAGTCAGGCCGAGAAGCTGCAGAAAGCCTTCAAATACGCCGACCACGAGAAATCCGATTACGGTCTTTCCGAACTCTGATTCTGCGTTCTCTTTAGACGTTGAATAAAATAGTAACTTTTTAATTTCTGAGTTGCTGGTAAACCAagcttgtgttttatttctcCTTTCAGAACTGGAAAAGAACAGGAATTTGTCAACACACATCTCTCAGCTGCCCACAGAAATACTGCTAAGGCTGTTTCATTACCTGTACCCGGTGCGCTGGGCCAGAGGTCAGTGTTAACCTCAAAGTCTTGTAGTTTTTATGCTGCGTTTGATTGCACTTGGAACCCGGAAAGATCCGGGTCATCAATTTCAACCTCCGAGATAAATGCGTTTTATTCAGAAAGCTCGGAAACATGACTGGCACACACGCCAAATTAGACGGcacattaaagtaaaagttgaaGAGAAAGTGACTGTTTACGTCTAACAGTGGGTGCCACCATTTTGCTAAAACGTCATTCCGAGGCTGTTTGGATCCTGCCTGTGTTCCCGAGTCGGGGTCCCGAGCTCACGAGccattttattgcacttttccgATTCGTTTTGTCGTTTTTATCCGGGTTCCTAGTGCAATCGAATGCTGTCATTGGTGggaattagttttttgttttcccaCAGAAGATTTCTATTTCGGTCCTCGCCTTCGGAAATGCGGCTCTCAGCCTCAGTTATCCTTTTAACTATGTCCTCAATGCGGTTGCTATTCTGTCCAAAGTGGACTGCAGCTCGGCAAACTTCTGCTCCATGAGTGCACTGAGATTCTCCGTAACATTCTGGGCAATAGCGGTTGCAACATTTTCCTCCGCCAACCCACTGTCGCCATTATCCAATTCGAATCCTCGCTGGCCATGTGTGTCggttttttttacttcagtgCGTGATTTCTTCGATGTTTCTCGTAAATAACTTTTCCTTTCAGCTCCGGACATAGTTGGAAACAAAAATCACCGAGGTAGCTGGGGTTTAATCTGTAGAAAAAACGACATTTAGGGCAGGAGGCCAGTGAAGTGGATCCTCTCACTCTGACTGCATCACGTAACCCCGCAGTTTCTCTTTTTAATTGGATGTATTTACATTAACTTcagaaaaataaagtgaaaattgCAAAAGTTTTAATTAGTGCCTGTTTCTTGTTTTTGAACAATTGCCAGTTGAACtgtgttttatcattttatcatttcattgaaaataaacacatgaaaagtgttttaaaatgtgGCATTTTTGTTTGGACTCTGGTTCAACTATTTTCTTTAACATCCAAAAAGTCAACAATGTCAGTGTTGTGAACCATGAACTTGTTCATTTTAAGTGATATGCTTCACAGGTCAATAGACAGGCAACACAGTGAAAATAAAGAATGACCTGCAAATAAGAGAACAAGCAGTTGTATAAGATTAGTGTATCTTACATTACTTTAGGTCCTTATGGGCACTTATGAAtaagaccatgttacagagggggagtcctccacgcccctctgcgcttgccttaggacagtttccctcccattgctattatgatagctgtgttcatcgccatgacaactgttgtgatggtggtgaatattattttatggagacggtgtctgtcccccgacccaaatttcacaatgattttaacataaaattaaataaaagagctatcaattataaaaatctgaaaaaaattaaaatctcaaatctagaaacaccaaaacataaaaccattagatgtgctctattaaatattagatcactgagatccaaatctctactagtaaatgaccttatctcagaaaataactttgatttattctgtttaactgaaacatggctgtatcaagatgaatatgttagtttaaatgaagccactcctcccagtcatttaaatactcatatgccacgagacataggccgtggaggtggtgtagcagctatttatcattcctctctcctaatctatcctaaaccaaaggccagttacacttcctttgaaagcctggttctaaatttatctcataccgaatcaaaaacctgccagccagtcttatttgcgataatttaccgtcctccaggcccttattctgaatttctatcagaattctctgagtttatatcaaacttagtcctcagttctgataaaatactgatagtaggagattttaatatccatgtggacaaagatagtgatagcctgagctcagcctttatgaccctaatagactcagttggcttttttcaaactattaatgaagctactcatcatttaaatcatactcttgatcttgttctaacatatggccttgatattaatgaactaaaagtctaccctgaaatcctctgctatcagatcacttttttaatatcttttaacattatcctagaggatctcgcactgtgcaataaaatagttacgagtagaaatctgtccaatagtgctgtggctaaatttaaagaggccattcctgctgccttaaactcagtgcaccatccaataaataactatgatattaattataacccctctcaactggatctgcttgtcgatagctctgctagtctactaaaatccaccttgcactcaattgccccattgagggaaaaaactattaaacgtcagaggaaagctccgtggtttagctctgaaactcacacactcaaacaaacaacccgtaaattagagagaatgtggcgctccaataaaacagaggagtcacgaatactctggcaagaaagccatagtaaatacatgacagccttacgacatagtcgatctacatactattcctcactaattgaagaaaataaaaataatccgaggtaccttttcagcactgtagccaggctaacacaaagtcagagctctattgagcccatgattcctctagccctcagctgtgaggactttatgacattttttaacgataaaattcacaagattagagataaaattagccactccctgccttcacctgggcctgctgtaccattaaatgtaaataggcctaacctaaactgtttcacacatataggacttcaggaacttaactctattatttcatcctccaaaccatcgacctgcctttcagatccgatcccaactaagctgtttaaagaaattattcccctagtctgcccatctttgttggagacaataaatatatccctatcaataggctacgtgccac from Gouania willdenowi chromosome 4, fGouWil2.1, whole genome shotgun sequence includes the following:
- the LOC114462199 gene encoding F-box/LRR-repeat protein 5-like, whose amino-acid sequence is MFLQLSKTNFSNNNDFRSFLESLCATFKEFKMHEQIENEYIIGLYVHSDNKLSEMLSLFEKGLQSVKNEYEQLNYAQQLKERLEAFTQDFLPHMKEEEEVFQPMLMKYFTYEELKDIKKQVIAQHCSQQQWDCATEVLKGFTLWSQAEKLQKAFKYADHEKSDYELEKNRNLSTHISQLPTEILLRLFHYLYPVRWARGQC